The Bacteroidota bacterium genome contains a region encoding:
- a CDS encoding cysteine desulfurase — protein MKTAVEHKMKFDQAKIRSDFPILSREVNNKPLIYFDSAATAQKPQVVIDALKKYYEYDNANIHRGVHRLSQDITIEYEAARVTIQKHLNAEFVHEIIFTKGTTESISLVAASFGKKFIKAGDEIIVSEMEHHSNILPWQLLCEEKGVTLKVIPINDKGELILEEFKKMLNSKTKMVAVTHVSNTLGTINPVKEIVRLVREMNPSQRGGLGGACILIDGAQAVPHMNVDVQGLDCDFYCFSGHKVYGPTGVGILYGKEKWLNDMPPYQGGGGTIKTVTFAKTTYADLPLKFEAGTPHIEGGVGLAVAINYIDNIGLDNIAAYEHGLLEYATERLMHISGLRIIGNAKSKASVISFVIDGLHPLDIGTILDKQGIAVRTGHHCTQPLMEHYGIPGTIRASFAFYNTKEEIDKLAEGIEKAIKMLK, from the coding sequence ATGAAAACGGCAGTAGAACATAAAATGAAATTTGATCAGGCGAAAATTCGTTCGGACTTTCCTATTCTATCGCGCGAGGTTAATAACAAGCCACTTATTTATTTCGACAGTGCTGCCACTGCCCAAAAACCACAAGTGGTAATTGACGCATTAAAAAAATATTATGAGTACGATAATGCCAATATTCATCGCGGCGTACACCGTTTGAGCCAGGATATTACCATTGAATATGAAGCAGCCCGTGTAACTATTCAAAAGCATTTGAATGCTGAATTTGTACATGAAATAATATTTACCAAAGGAACTACGGAATCTATCAGCCTTGTCGCCGCATCATTCGGAAAAAAATTTATTAAAGCCGGAGATGAGATCATTGTGAGTGAAATGGAGCACCATAGCAATATTTTGCCCTGGCAGTTATTGTGTGAAGAAAAAGGTGTAACATTAAAAGTGATTCCCATCAATGATAAGGGGGAACTTATTTTGGAAGAGTTTAAAAAAATGTTGAACTCCAAAACCAAAATGGTTGCTGTAACCCACGTATCAAATACTCTAGGTACAATAAACCCTGTAAAAGAAATAGTTCGCCTTGTGCGTGAGATGAACCCTTCCCAACGGGGAGGGCTGGGTGGAGCTTGTATTCTGATAGATGGAGCGCAGGCTGTACCACACATGAACGTTGACGTACAGGGCCTTGATTGTGACTTTTATTGTTTCAGCGGGCATAAGGTTTACGGGCCAACAGGTGTTGGTATATTATACGGGAAAGAAAAATGGCTTAATGATATGCCTCCATACCAGGGTGGGGGAGGAACAATTAAAACTGTAACATTCGCTAAAACAACCTATGCCGACCTGCCTTTAAAATTTGAAGCAGGAACTCCTCATATTGAAGGGGGAGTTGGTTTGGCTGTCGCGATTAATTATATTGATAATATTGGTTTGGATAATATTGCTGCTTATGAGCATGGATTGTTGGAATATGCGACCGAAAGGTTAATGCATATAAGCGGCTTGCGGATCATCGGGAATGCAAAAAGTAAAGCAAGTGTTATCTCATTTGTAATTGATGGATTACATCCCTTGGATATCGGAACAATATTGGATAAGCAGGGAATAGCTGTTCGTACAGGCCACCACTGCACACAGCCGTTGATGGAGCACTATGGTATTCCCGGAACGATCCGTGCTTCTTTCGCGTTTTATAATACAAAGGAAGAAATAGATAAATTGGCAGAAGGAATAGAGAAAGCGATAAAGATGTTAAAGTAA
- a CDS encoding class II glutamine amidotransferase — MSDQIKHECGIAVIRLLKPLQYYYDKYGTALYGINKLCLLMEKQHNRGQDGAGVASIKLDTKPGTAYINRHRSSSSRAIQEIFSKINAPFNSVFKNKPERAGDTEWLKKNIDFAGELLLGHLRYATYGGNSIENCHPFLRQNNWKTRNLVVAGNFNLTNVDELFNQLVDLGQHPREKTDTVTVMEKIGHFLDEENERLFKQFKKQGNSKAAISELIAQNIDIVKILKDSSKKWDGGYAMAGMFGHGDAFVLRDPNGIRPVFYYIDDEVAVVTSERPVIQTAFNVSIEKIKELTPGHALIIRKNGEVGEHKIIKEGMKKACSFERIYFSRGSDASIYEERKSLGYNLADRVLASVDHNIENTVFSYIPNTAEVAFIGLVDGVNNYLNDLKIKKIKAANGKLSDEQLKKILSQRLRIEKIPIKDAKLRTFITNDSARDDMVAHVYDTTYGVVKRGVDSLVVLDDSIVRGTTLKQSIIRILDRLEPKKIVVVSSAPQIRYPDCYGINMSKMAEFVAFEAAIKLLKENYKENFIEELYERAKAQEDLPKEKIKNIVKEIYALFKYDQISAKISDLLRPEGLNAELEIIFQSIKGLHQSCPNHKGDWYFTGDYPTPGGNKVVNRAFINFMEGKNVRAY; from the coding sequence ATGAGCGATCAAATAAAGCACGAGTGTGGGATAGCAGTTATCAGGTTACTAAAACCTCTCCAATATTACTACGACAAATACGGAACAGCTCTTTACGGGATAAATAAGTTGTGCCTTTTAATGGAAAAACAACACAACCGTGGCCAGGACGGCGCGGGAGTAGCTTCTATTAAACTGGATACTAAACCCGGAACCGCTTACATCAACCGTCATCGTTCATCATCCAGCCGGGCCATACAGGAAATTTTTTCAAAGATAAATGCCCCGTTCAATAGTGTTTTTAAAAACAAACCCGAACGTGCCGGCGATACAGAATGGCTCAAAAAAAATATTGACTTTGCCGGTGAATTATTACTCGGCCATTTGCGTTATGCGACTTATGGAGGCAATAGTATTGAAAACTGCCATCCTTTTCTTCGGCAGAATAACTGGAAGACCCGCAACCTTGTTGTCGCCGGGAACTTCAATCTCACCAATGTGGACGAGCTTTTTAATCAGCTCGTTGATCTCGGACAACATCCCCGTGAAAAGACAGATACAGTTACAGTGATGGAAAAGATCGGGCATTTTTTGGATGAAGAAAATGAACGCCTTTTCAAACAATTCAAAAAGCAGGGTAATAGTAAAGCTGCCATTTCAGAACTTATTGCTCAGAATATTGATATAGTAAAAATATTAAAGGACTCCAGTAAGAAATGGGATGGCGGCTATGCAATGGCAGGGATGTTTGGTCATGGTGACGCCTTTGTTTTACGTGATCCAAATGGCATCCGCCCTGTATTTTATTATATTGACGATGAAGTAGCAGTTGTCACTTCTGAACGTCCTGTAATTCAAACGGCATTTAATGTTTCCATTGAAAAAATAAAAGAGTTAACCCCGGGACACGCGCTGATCATCAGAAAGAATGGTGAGGTAGGCGAGCATAAGATCATAAAAGAGGGCATGAAAAAAGCCTGCTCTTTTGAACGGATTTATTTTTCACGCGGGAGTGATGCATCTATTTACGAAGAGCGTAAAAGTCTTGGTTACAACCTGGCTGACCGTGTGCTTGCTTCAGTAGATCACAATATTGAGAATACAGTATTTTCATATATTCCGAATACCGCCGAGGTAGCTTTTATCGGGCTCGTTGATGGAGTCAACAATTACCTGAACGATCTCAAAATAAAAAAAATAAAAGCAGCAAATGGCAAGCTGAGTGATGAGCAACTAAAAAAGATTTTATCTCAACGGCTTCGCATAGAAAAAATACCGATCAAAGATGCCAAGTTGCGTACATTCATCACCAATGACAGTGCACGCGACGACATGGTTGCCCACGTTTATGATACAACATACGGTGTTGTGAAACGCGGAGTTGACAGCCTCGTGGTACTTGATGATTCTATTGTACGAGGCACCACTTTAAAGCAAAGTATCATACGTATCCTGGACCGTCTTGAACCAAAGAAAATTGTTGTTGTTTCTTCAGCACCGCAAATACGATACCCCGACTGTTATGGCATCAATATGTCGAAAATGGCCGAGTTCGTTGCTTTTGAAGCGGCAATCAAACTCCTGAAAGAGAATTATAAAGAAAATTTCATTGAAGAATTGTATGAGCGTGCCAAAGCGCAGGAAGATCTGCCAAAGGAAAAAATTAAAAATATAGTGAAGGAGATTTATGCTCTTTTCAAATATGACCAGATCTCTGCTAAAATATCCGACTTGCTTCGTCCTGAGGGTCTTAATGCTGAACTTGAGATCATTTTTCAATCAATCAAGGGTCTGCACCAATCATGTCCTAACCACAAAGGCGACTGGTATTTTACGGGTGACTATCCTACTCCCGGCGGGAACAAAGTAGTGAACCGAGCTTTCATCAATTTTATGGAAGGGAAGAATGTGAGGGCTTATTAA
- a CDS encoding SufE family protein translates to MKIEEIEREIIEEFELFENNWEGKYEHLIELGKSLPLIDAKYKTEDKLIKGCQSRVWLHSELKNGKVIYTADSDAIITKGLVALIVRVLADHTPDEIIDAKMDFIDKIGLKEHLSPTRANGLVSMIKQMKMDALAFKTRG, encoded by the coding sequence ATGAAAATTGAAGAAATTGAACGGGAAATAATTGAAGAATTCGAATTGTTTGAAAACAATTGGGAAGGAAAATACGAACATTTAATTGAGCTGGGAAAATCCTTACCATTGATTGATGCAAAATATAAAACAGAAGATAAGCTTATTAAGGGATGTCAAAGCAGAGTCTGGCTTCATTCAGAATTGAAAAATGGGAAAGTAATTTACACGGCCGACAGTGATGCGATCATTACAAAAGGGTTGGTAGCATTGATTGTTAGAGTATTAGCAGATCACACTCCTGATGAGATTATTGACGCGAAAATGGATTTCATTGATAAGATCGGATTAAAAGAACATTTGTCACCAACGCGTGCGAATGGTTTGGTGAGTATGATCAAACAAATGAAAATGGATGCTCTCGCCTTTAAGACGAGAGGTTAA
- a CDS encoding DUF2480 family protein has protein sequence MIVNKVAQSGLVEFNLEDHYPEGERVLLDVKEHLFQGLILREKEFREFVKNEDWSKYRDKYVAIVCSADAIVPTWAYMLLVTVIEPFAKKVVFGDLKTLETILYNEALSKINPADYADQRIVIKGCSNLPVPESAYVEITRILRPVAKSIMYGEPCSTVPLYKKK, from the coding sequence ATGATAGTAAATAAAGTAGCGCAAAGCGGCCTGGTTGAGTTTAACCTGGAGGATCATTATCCTGAAGGAGAACGCGTGTTGCTGGACGTGAAAGAACATTTGTTCCAGGGTTTGATATTAAGAGAAAAGGAGTTCCGCGAGTTTGTGAAAAATGAAGATTGGAGCAAATACAGGGATAAATATGTAGCTATTGTTTGTTCGGCGGATGCCATAGTTCCAACCTGGGCGTATATGCTGCTGGTAACAGTTATAGAGCCTTTTGCAAAAAAAGTAGTGTTCGGTGATCTGAAAACGCTGGAAACAATTTTATATAACGAAGCGCTTTCTAAAATAAACCCTGCTGATTATGCCGATCAACGAATAGTTATTAAAGGCTGCAGCAACCTGCCTGTGCCGGAATCAGCTTATGTGGAAATTACCCGCATCCTTCGTCCGGTTGCCAAAAGCATTATGTATGGTGAGCCGTGTTCAACAGTCCCACTTTATAAAAAGAAATAA
- the sufD gene encoding Fe-S cluster assembly protein SufD: MNTTAEKIKAEDKLAVAFEKQRPQLPGNAALQDIRQKAINAFLDRGIPNRKSEEYKYSNPEKLFKADYLILTAARNTTLTADSVKQFEIGGISDNHIVLLNGFYSKQLSSVTKLPKGVIVTDLAGAFLNHPDLIEDHFSKYADVNTDSFIALNTSFASDGLFIYVPDKVVMEHPLHIINIVFVKEAALIQPRNLFIVGKNAEVKIVESFNTHQLNVKTTVNAVTEVNVAENAKVQYYKLQNNCENIYLVNTTQVHQQARSHFDTNTVTLNGEWVRNNLNIVADAENCETHLNGLFITRDNQHVDNHTLVDHQKPNCESIQLYKGILDNKSTGVFNGKIYVRRDAQKINAYQSSKNILLSDDATINTKPQLEIYANDVKCSHGSSTGHLNEDALFYLRSRGLGTESARRMLLYAFAADAINTIRIEPLRVYVDALIEKRLSNPK, from the coding sequence ATGAACACAACAGCAGAAAAAATAAAAGCAGAAGATAAATTGGCAGTGGCGTTCGAAAAGCAACGGCCACAACTGCCTGGCAATGCTGCATTACAGGATATCCGTCAAAAGGCGATAAACGCATTTCTTGATAGGGGGATCCCTAATCGTAAAAGCGAAGAGTATAAATATTCCAATCCTGAAAAGTTATTTAAAGCAGACTATTTGATCTTAACTGCTGCACGGAATACTACGCTAACGGCAGATTCTGTCAAGCAATTCGAGATTGGGGGTATCAGTGACAACCATATTGTATTGCTGAATGGCTTTTACTCAAAACAATTATCATCTGTAACTAAATTGCCCAAAGGAGTTATTGTTACTGATCTTGCGGGTGCCTTTTTAAACCATCCGGATTTAATAGAAGACCATTTTTCAAAATATGCTGATGTAAATACGGATTCTTTCATTGCTTTAAACACATCTTTTGCTTCAGACGGATTATTTATTTATGTGCCCGATAAAGTTGTAATGGAGCACCCGCTGCACATCATTAATATTGTTTTTGTAAAAGAAGCCGCTTTGATTCAGCCGCGAAATTTATTTATTGTTGGCAAAAACGCTGAAGTAAAAATTGTTGAATCGTTTAATACACATCAGCTGAATGTAAAAACGACTGTCAATGCGGTTACAGAAGTCAATGTGGCCGAAAATGCAAAGGTCCAATACTACAAGCTTCAGAATAATTGTGAAAATATTTACCTGGTCAATACAACACAAGTTCATCAACAGGCCAGGTCACATTTCGATACAAATACGGTTACTTTAAATGGTGAATGGGTACGCAATAATTTGAATATAGTTGCAGACGCAGAGAACTGTGAAACGCACCTCAATGGATTATTCATTACAAGGGATAATCAGCACGTGGATAACCATACATTGGTTGATCACCAAAAGCCGAATTGTGAAAGCATCCAGTTGTACAAAGGGATTCTTGATAACAAGTCCACGGGCGTATTTAATGGGAAAATTTACGTTCGTCGGGATGCGCAGAAAATAAATGCGTACCAAAGCTCTAAAAATATTTTGCTGAGTGATGACGCAACGATCAATACTAAGCCTCAGTTGGAAATATATGCCAATGACGTAAAATGCTCGCATGGTTCATCAACCGGGCATTTGAATGAAGATGCCTTATTTTATCTTCGCTCACGGGGATTGGGAACAGAAAGCGCCAGGCGGATGTTGTTGTATGCTTTTGCGGCTGATGCTATAAATACTATACGTATTGAGCCGTTGAGAGTGTATGTGGATGCGTTGATTGAGAAAAGATTAAGTAATCCAAAATAA
- a CDS encoding DUF59 domain-containing protein has protein sequence MGAIIISKNTELTQRVIDMIKTCYDPEIPVDIWELGLIYEIRLDDENNLEVKMTLTSPSCPVAETLPPEVEQKLRGVEGIKSAKIELTFEPPWDKSMMTEVAQVELGFM, from the coding sequence ATGGGTGCAATAATTATATCAAAAAACACAGAGCTGACTCAAAGGGTCATCGACATGATTAAAACGTGCTATGATCCGGAGATACCTGTTGATATATGGGAACTCGGATTGATATACGAGATCAGGCTTGATGATGAAAATAACCTCGAAGTAAAAATGACATTAACTTCACCATCATGTCCGGTCGCAGAAACGCTGCCGCCCGAAGTTGAACAAAAATTAAGAGGAGTTGAAGGAATTAAATCAGCAAAAATTGAACTTACGTTTGAGCCGCCCTGGGATAAAAGCATGATGACCGAGGTGGCGCAGGTGGAGCTAGGGTTTATGTAA